The nucleotide window CACACCGGCTACACGTCCTGCCAGGTTGTTAACAAAGTTGGTTTCCTTTGCCGTTTGAATATCGCTGCCATCTACTTCAGACACTGCATAGCCAACCGCCCGGCTTTTTTTGGAAATACCTAATGCGGTTACTGTTACTTCTTCGAGTTGTTCGGGTGCGGTTTGCTGTAACTGTATCGTTAATGCGTCGGCAGTAGTAAGCATCCTTTCCTGTGCGGCAACACCAACAGCAGAGAAGCGTACTTTGGCATTGGGGATAAAGGGAATTGAGAAACTGCCGTCAGCCCCAGCAGTGTATAATTTACCATCTGGATATTCTATACTGGCAGAGGGCAGCGGTTCTCCTGCACTATTAGTTACCGTTCCCTTTATAAAAACGGTATCGCCATTATTAGTAACTGCGGGGGTCGTAGCAACGCTGTTCTTTCCTGCCGCTGTACTGTCAGTTAGTGTAGCTGCCTGTTTTTTAGCAGAATCCACCACTGTTTGCGCCTGGCCGGCAATGGTATCTTTAATACTACTGCTTTTTTTCCAGGGGCCTACTTCAATCTCACTATTGTCTTTAATGTTGATCAGCACGCTGTCTGTGGCAGGGGCCACAAAAAACAGGTTTAAATTCAGCAGGCTGTTCCTTATTTGTATGGAATCGCCCTTGTTGGCTTTTAAACTAAAAATGCCATCCATATCCGTTTTTGCGGTATCGGCCGACCCTGTTTTATAAAGGTAAGTGTCGCTTAAGCCGATGCCTGTTTTGCCGATTACTTTGCCATTGATATTTTGCGCCTTCGACAGGTTAGAACAGGAAATGAAGATTGCAATGAAAAGTAATACACGGTTTAGCTTTAATAACATAGTTTGTTCGATAGGGTTTGGTAAGAGTATCTATTGCCTGCCAACCCTAACAATAATTTAGCCAAAGGTTTGTTTAAGAAATTAGAAATTCGTTAAAACTCAAAATAGAAAATGCCTGCAAGAGAAATCTTACAGGCATTTGAATAAAAATTAATTGCTTATGTATACTTGATTAAGCTACTGCTTTCTTTACCAGGTCTGCCGCTTCGCTTAATAAGATAGCAGATTGCACTTTTAAGCCACTCTCATCAATTAGCTTCTTGGCTTCTGTTGCGTTGGTGCCCTGTAATCTAACAATGATAGGAATTTCAATGTTGCCCATGTTTTTATAAGCTTCGATAACACCTGCAGCAACACGATCACAACGAACGATACCGCCAAAGATATTGATCAGGATCGCTTTTACTGCAGGATCCTTCATAATGATCTTGAAACCAGCTTCAACAGTTTGTGCATTGGCAGTACCACCTACATCCAGGAAGTTGGCAGGCTCACCACCACTCAATTTAATCATATCCATGGTAGCCATAGCGAGCCCGGCTCCGTTTACCATACAACCTACATTACCATCCAGCTTCACAAAGTTCAGGTTGTGTTTGCCGGCTTCTACTTCAGTTGGGTCTTCCTCAGTAATATCTCTCAGTGTCGCCAGGTCTGCATGACGAATCATTGCATTATCATCCAGGCTCATCTTACAATCTACTGCAATGATCTTATCATCAGCAGCTTTGAACAGCGGGTTGATCTCCAGCATGCCGCAGTCTAATCCTACATAAGCGTTGTATAAATTAATAACAAACTTTACGCAGTTTTTAAAAGCTTCACCTTTTAAGCCCAGGTTAAAGGCAATTTTTCTTGCCTGGAATCCCTGAAGGCCACCTGACGGGTGAACCAACTCTTTGAATATTTTCTCAGGAGTATCATGCGCCACATCTTCAATATTCATACCACCTTCGGTACTGTACATGATCACATTTTTACCACTGGAACGATCTAATAAAATAGAAAGGTAAAACTCCTGCCTTTCGCTTGGGCCATCATAATACATATCCTGGCCTACAAATATTTTGTTTACTACTTTACCCGCCGGGCCGGTTTGAACAGTTACCAGGGTACCCCCTAATATGCCCTGGGCAAACTCCTGGATATCTTCTAAAGATTTTGCAACTTTTACACCATTAACGCCTGTTTCTTTTACGGTGCCTTTTCCACGACCACCGGCATGGATCTGCGCTTTCACAACAGCAAACTTACTGCCGCTGTCAGTTT belongs to Niabella yanshanensis and includes:
- the sucC gene encoding ADP-forming succinate--CoA ligase subunit beta is translated as MNLHEYQAKELLKKYNVPVQEGYACSSVQEAEEAYRKIKTDSGSKFAVVKAQIHAGGRGKGTVKETGVNGVKVAKSLEDIQEFAQGILGGTLVTVQTGPAGKVVNKIFVGQDMYYDGPSERQEFYLSILLDRSSGKNVIMYSTEGGMNIEDVAHDTPEKIFKELVHPSGGLQGFQARKIAFNLGLKGEAFKNCVKFVINLYNAYVGLDCGMLEINPLFKAADDKIIAVDCKMSLDDNAMIRHADLATLRDITEEDPTEVEAGKHNLNFVKLDGNVGCMVNGAGLAMATMDMIKLSGGEPANFLDVGGTANAQTVEAGFKIIMKDPAVKAILINIFGGIVRCDRVAAGVIEAYKNMGNIEIPIIVRLQGTNATEAKKLIDESGLKVQSAILLSEAADLVKKAVA